The Nocardioides marmorisolisilvae genomic interval ATTCGACTACGACGGCGACTACGGGACCGTGCTGAACCGGTTCTTGATGCAGGCCGCGATCGACTACCCGCTCACCGTGCACGGAAGCGGTGGCCAGACGCGTGCCTTCATCCACATCCAGGACACCGTCAAGTGCATCGAGCTGGCACTCGAGAACCCGCCCGCGAAGGACGACCGCGTCTCCGTCTTCAACCAGATGACCGAGACGCACCGCGTGCGTGACCTGGCGAAGATGATCTCCGACCGCACCGGCGTGCGCATCCACAACCAGGCCAACCCGCGCAACGAGGCCGACGAGAACGAGCTGCACGTGGCCAACGACCGATTTCTCCACCTCGGGCTCACACCGATCACCCTGAGCGAGGGCCTGATGGAGGAGGTCACCGAGATCACGAAGAAGTACGCGGACCGCTGCGACCTCTCGAAGATCCCCGCCCTCTCGGCCTGGAACGACGCCCACAAGGTCGAGGCACCTACCGACTCCGCGGCGTCGTCACCTGCCTGACGAGCGCTGGAGCTGCTCAACGAGCCGACGGGTCGCCACCGAACATGGGGGCGGCCCGTCGGCTCGTAGCGTTGCGCCTCAGCGCCGCGGCGTCTTGAACTTCCTGCTGGTCGCGGCGGGGTAGTCCCCGGACTTCGCCACGTGGAACCTATATCTCCCCTTGGCCTTGCCACGGAGCGTGACCACTCCCCTGGCGCTGCTCCTGAGCTGGTCGGCGACGACCCAGCGCGAACGGCGGTTGGCCTGCACCGTCACCTTGCGGTGCGACCACGGCTTGCCGTTCCGGGTGAGCTTGCTCTTGACGGTCCAGCGGTGTCGGGAGACCTTCTTGTGCGGGGCGGAGAAGCTGACCTTGTAGGTGACGTCACCAGTGCTGACCCTTGGCTTCGGATAGGTGGCGAGATTCTCGTCTAAGGCGACCTGTCGCCGCACGAGGTAGCGCTCGGAGAAGCACTTTCCCTTCGGCTTGATCATGTAGTAGACCCAGAACCGTCGACCCGTGGCGGTCGACGAGCCGGTCCAGCCGATGGTGGCGCCGTACCCGACCGCGACCGGGAAGCTCGGGGTCTTCTCGGGGATACAGGCCTTCCCGAACGGCGAGGCGGTTCCGTATGACGGCACGATCTGCTTCAGCGGCTTCCACCGGGTGAAGTCGGTGCCCTCGGACCGGTAGAGCCTGATGCCGTCCTGAGAAGCCCGGACCGAGATGTAGGAGCCGAGGTAGCTGTTCCACGAGATGCCTCGTGCCGTTGCGGGAAGGCCCTGGATGGCGCTCTGTTGGCCGCCGAGGCCCGGCTGGCTGAACGACGCCTTCGGGTGGGGGTTCAGAAGCGTCGGTTGGGGGGCGAAGTACTTCTTCCAGGCGCCTGGCTTCCCGAGGCTGGCCATGGTGGCGCGGGCGACCGACATCTGCCACACGTTGCGCGACTGACGGTTCATCGCGCGGTAGAACAGGTAGAGGTGGTCTCCGTGGATGACGAGCCGCGGACTGCCGACGTCGTCCCGGTTGGAGGCCGGCGGCGGATTGGTGTTCCAGCTCGAGAGCTCGGAGTCCTGGGTGATCACTCGCCCGCCCTTGTGCCAGGTCCGACCCGCGTCGAAGGTCTGCATCTGGATGATCGACCAGCGGGTGTAGTTGCGCTTGCCCGGCCCGAGGTAGCAGTTGCCGCCGTACTGGTGCGGGTTGGCCTGCTCGCCGTGGTAGAAGGTGACCCAGTGCGTGGCCGTCGCCTTGTAGACCGCTCCGACCGGATGCACGCCGCACTGGTCGGGCGAGCCCTTGGCGCCGACCCTGAGGATGACGCGAGGATGGGTCAGGGTGCCGTCGGGGAGCTGGTCGTACCAGATCGTCTGCGCGTTCGACATGTAGGCGTGCAGACCTTTGGAGTCGCGCACGGTCGCATACAGCGAGTCGATGTTTCCCGACGGGCCCAGGACCGTCTGCTGCGGGCCGGTGACGATCCGGGTTGGCGTTCCTGCCGCTGCAGGGTCTCCGGCGGGCGTCAGCGACAGCGCCACGCCGGCACAAGCAGCCGCAGCGATGAGCGCAGACGCCGGCCTCCGCCAATGGAGCAGCCTGGTGCGGCCGCGAGTTGACAAGCCAGTCAGGATCCCACGTGACATCGGGTGAACCCGAGCCTTCCTCTTCCTCACAACGCCCCCGCGACGTCGCAGGGAAAAATTTATGGGACGGCTGGGTACCTGTACGGGTTATCGAAAATTTGTGTCGCTGATCTCATCGATAGGCGCGGGGCCTGGCCAGGTCGCGCACCCGATCGATCGCCATCTCGGGCAGCCGTCGCACGATCGACTTGCGACTGCTGCTCTCGACGACGAGGGAGAAGTCACGCCGGCGCTTGAAGATGATGGTGTCCGGGACCACCACGTGCCGCCATCCGTGGGTCATCGTCTCGATGGCGAACTGCCAGTCCTGGAACGACAGCCCGTTCGGGATGTCGCGGTGCACGTAGGGCACCTCGAGGTGGGCCTCCCGTGGCGCCATGCAGAGCGAGTCGTAGTAGTTGCGCAGGTACAGGAAGTGCGGCGTGAACAGCGGGGAGTCCTGGTCGACGTTCACCAGCACCACCTTGGCGCCGTCGAACTGCACGTTCAGCTCAGGATGGACGATGACCTTCTCGCCGCCCTCGGTAGCTGTGTCGAGGGCCGCGACTCCCTCGGCAAGCCAATTCTCGCTGAACAGGTCGTCGGCGTCGAGGAAGGCGATGTAGCGCCCGTCGGTGTCGGGAAGGAGTGCGTTCCGGACGCGTCCGAGGTCGCCCTGGTTCATGATCCGTCGCTCCCAGTGGTCGAAGCGAGGCTGGTGGAAGTAGTCGGAGGTCGCCTCGGTCGCGGCGTCCAGCGCGATGATCGGCTGCACGACGTACCCACGAGCGCGGGCCTCGGCAACCGCGAGGTCGGCCGAGCGCATGGTCGGGCCACACACCGCGGTCTCGTCGTGGGCCGTCACGATCAGGGTCAGGTCGGTGGTCACCGGGCTGTCTCCTCTGGGCCGTCGGGGATGAGGAGCATCCGGGCGACGTGGTCGCCGAAGGCCCGCTCGGTGCGGTCCGCGAGAAGCCGGTCGCGCAGACCGCGTGCCTTGCTGCGTGCGGCCTGACGATCGGCGAGGATCTCTCGAAGGGCGGCCTCATAGGCGGCTGGATCTTCGATCTCAGCGACCGGCCACGCGTACTCGGCATCGAGGACCTCCTCCGTGCCGCCGACGAGGCTCCCCGCCAGCGGGAGACCGGTCATCGCGACCTCAAGTAGGAGGCTCGGCACGCCGTCCCAGCCGGAGGTGTAGAGCCACGCGTCCGCTGCCGAGAGGTCGAGCTCAGAGAAGTGCGTATAGGGGGGCCGCAGCTCGACGTTCTCGGGTACGTCGGGAACGGGGCCGGCGTAGAGCACCGGCTCACCCCACAGCCGGAAGTCGACGTCGGGCATCCGCCGGGCGACCTCCAAGACCAGGTCGACCCGTTTCTGTCGGTCCCACCGGCCAGCCCAGAACACCATCGGCCGACGGTCGCCATCGGCCGTCGGACAAGCAGCGAGGGGAATGGCCGGATCGACCGGGGCGCGCAGCACGTGCAACCGTTCCACGTCATTCCCACCGAGCTGGTAGGTGTCCACGAGCCAGCGCCGCATGCTGTCGCTATCGGTGATCACGCCCTCGACCTGGTCGAACGACCGGTAGAACTGCCGCAGTCCCCAGCCGACCCAGTTGCCCATGGCGAGCTGCTCGTTGCAGAAGAACATCAAGAACAGGCGCTCGGAGGCAGCCAGTGCCCGCCCGTAGGGACGCATCGCATGATGCAGCAGGCGAGAGTTGATGTTGACCACGGCGTCGGCCTCGAACGATCGGAGCAACGCCACGAGCGTCTGCCCGGCAAGCGTCTCTGACATGCCCGCGGTGTGGCCGGCGAAGTCGATCTCTCGAACGCCGTCGGGAAACCGACCTCGCGGACTGTGACCGCTGACGTCGGTGTGGATGACGACGATCTCTCGCGGGTCGATGTGTTTGGACAGGGCGTGCGTGATGTTTCCCTCGGCGCGACGGCCACCGCCCCAACGGGGCCGATTGGTGACGAGCACGACCCGCGCCCTGCGGAAGTCGGCCTCCTGCTGACTGGCGTACAACGCCACGGTCTGGGCGACCACCGGTGCCGAGCCGACCGGCAGCAGCCGGGGTCGGCAGGTCTCGGTCCACGCCTCACCAACGAGTGGCTCGACCTCTGCCGCACGGGCGAACATCTCCCCCAGCTTCCCGTGCCGCAGCCGGTCCTGGAGATCGAGCCGCTTCGCGGCGAGCATGTCGATCAGCTCGTGTTCGCCGAGGCCCAGGATGGGAGCCATCCGCTCGACACCCGCGATGGGGTCGGCAATCTCACCCGCTGCGCGTCCGCGCTTCAACCAATCCAGGTAGGGGCTGGCCGCGGCTCCCCGTCGCCTCTCCGGGTGGCGCTCGAGATAGGCAGCCGTGGAGAAGTTGATGTCGGGACTGTGCTTCAGTTTCGCGCCGCGCCGCAGGACCAGCTCGATCGGGTCCTCCTCCTCAGGCGCATCGTGCAACCGGGTGGCGCTGAGCAGGAAGTTCAGGTAGTCGAAGTTGTCCCGAACGAGGTCGTAGTCGGCATCGAGCCCCATCGGCTTCTGGGTGCGCTTCGCCCGGGCGACAACCGCGTCCATCAGCGGACCCAAGTTGGTCGGCGCCGTGACGAGCTCCGCAGCCCCGAAGCCCAGCGGAGCCAGTGCCGGTGCCTCCCCATCCGGCGTGGTGCCGCGAACCGATTCCCCGGGCCGGATGGAGGGGGGCGGCACGGCCCTTCCACCGACGCGACCCCGCACGCGTGCGGTGGCATCTCGGAGTCGCGTACGGGGTCGGACGCTGGCACGCACCCGCTCGAGGACCGGTCGGTTCGGCACGGCACTCCGCCCGGGTGTCGGCTCGCTGACCGGATCGGCCGGAGCGGAGGGGTTCTCGGGCCGCGAGCCCCGCTCGCGGAACTGCCTCCGCAGCCAGATCCAAGCCTGGTCCGCCTCGACGTTAAAGGCGTCGTAGCGCACCGGACCCCTCAACCGATCCGCACCCAGGAGCTGCCGTTGGCCACGAATGAGCACCACGGTCGGGCTGACCACCGACCGACACAACGCGAACCGATTACGCCAGGTGGTGAGCAGCGCCTCGTCGTCAGGGCGCACGTCGTCCTCAGTCCAGCGATGCAGGAGCTCCACGATCGGTCGCACCAAGGCGACCGGCTGGCGCTCACCACCGGCCCTGGCAGGGTCGACGAACGCATCGACCTCGGCGGCCACGTCATCGGCGTCCCTCGGCCAGTCGATCTGGAGCGCGCGACCAATCCGGTCGACCTCGTGTCGCCAGTCGGCCCCGAGCTGCTCCAGCGACACGAAGACCCGCGGCTGGTCGCGGGTGTAGAGCTCTGCATCCAGGTTGTGGGCCAGCCAGCCCAGCATGGACGCCCTGCTGCTGAGGTTGTCGCGGCGGCGCAAGGAACGCGCCACCCGGCTGGGATGGCGCAGCGCGACGACGTGCACACAGCGGTAGCCCTCGGCCTCGAGGCCCTCGATCCACAACGGCAGCAGCCGCGACACTCGCGGGTCCTTGACAACCACCAGCCGAGCACCGCCGAGCTCGTCGCGTACGACGCTGCGGATCCGATCGATCCACTGCTCTCGCTCGGGGATGGCCGAGCCGTCGATCGACTGCCACCCGCCCCACCACGTGCCGGATGCCTCGAGGAGCTCCTCGTTGAGGTCGACGATGGGGCGCGACTCCCAGTAGTCGTCGTCGCCCTTCTCCGCACGTCCGGGGATCAGGTGCTCGGGGAGCTCGCTTCCCATCAGCGACAGCACCCGCGTGAGTGCCGACGTGCCCGATCGGTGCATGCCGCTGACCACGATCACCGTAGGCGCTGGTTCGGTGTCGACGACCGAGCCGGCCTGCGGGTCAGCGTCCGCCATGAACTTCCTCCGGCGACCGGTCCTGGGAGGCGAACCACTGCCACGTGCGGTCGATGCCGTCAGAGAGCGGCGTCACGGGTTCGAAGCCGAAGCCCTCCCGAGCCTTGTCGATCTCGCACCACGTCTCGCGAACCTCACCCGGCCGGAAGTCCTCGTAGACGACCTCCAACTCGCGGCCCGTCGCCGTGCGAATCAGGTCAAGAAGCTCGTTGACCGTCGTCGGCCGTCCGCTCCCGAGCTGGAACGCACCCGTGGCGTCGCTCTCGATGGCTGACCGGATGCCGCTGACGAGGTCGCCGACGTAGAGGAAGTCCCGCGCCTGGCTGCCGTCGCCGTAGACGATGAGGGGCTGGTCGGCGAGCAGACGCTTGAAGAAGTGCGCCACCACCGAACCTTTGTGGAATGACCGCGGACCGTAGATGTTGGAGAACCTCAGTGCGCAGCCACTCATCCCGAAGGCACCGCTGTAAGCGCTCAGGTAGCCCTCGAGCATCAGCTTCGAGGCGCCGTACGGCGAGGTCGGCTGCGCCGCCATCCTCTCGTGCACCGGCGGCGGGACGTCGCCCACGATGGCCCCGCCGGTCGACGCCGCGACGATCCGGTTCACGCCCAGATCACGGCAGGCCTCGAGCAGGTTGAAGGTGCCGACCACGTTGTTGTCGAAGTTGTGGACGGGGTTCTCGATGCTGTCCATCACGCGCGTGTCGGCAGCGAGGTGCACCACGGCGTCCTGGCCCTGCAACGCGCCCCGCACGTCGTCCGGGCGACGCAGGTCACCCGCGAGGAAGTTCACCTTCTCGAGGTCGAGGTTGCGCCGGTCGCCGAGGGATTCGTTGTCCAGCACGGTCACCGCGTAATTGCCGGTGCTCAGCAGGTGGTCGACGAGATGCACCCCGACGAACCCGGCTCCTCCGGTGATCAGGACCTTCTTCATGGCTTGTCGGATCTCCTCGATCGTCGGTGCGGCATCGCCGCCACAGTCTATGCATCGGCGGCCGCGATGCCCGGTGCAACCCACCGGCACCGCGGCCCCGCGGCGTTTGCCATCACCGTTGCTGCGGTAACTTCCTCTCGAACCCTCAGCCGACCAAGGAGAGCGATGTCCACGACGAGTCCAGTGAACAAGCGCAGGCTGATCCAGGACCACGTGGCCGGGAAGTCGTTCGTCGACATCGGCGGACTGTGGGGCACCAAGGGCGAGATGGTGACCACCGCTGCCGCTGGAGGCGCCGAGCGGCTGATGATGGCGGACATCCAGGCGCCGGGCAACACCTGGTGGCAGAAGTTCGAAGCTCGCTGCGCAGAGAAGGGTGTCGACAATTGTGAGCAGCTGCAGGTCGACATCTGTGCTCCTGATGCCCCCTCGAGGCTGGGACAGTTCGACGTCGTGCACTGTGCCGGCGTGATGTACCACGTCGCCGATCTCTTCCAGTTCGTGGGCAATCTCGTCTCGGTCACGCGCGAGCACCTTGTGCTCTCCAGCGTCGTCATGCCCGATGAGATCCAAGGGCCGGCAGGCGCATTGTCGTTCGGGCCGGACCACGCATATCTAGCACCGGTCTTGTCTGAACAGAACCGCAACGTCGTCCTGGGGCACCTGAGGGCGCACGATCTCAAGGCGGCAGGGCTCACCGACAGTGCGGCCTACTTCGACCAGGGGCGGACCCGCTTCGGCCCCTGGTGGTGGCTGTTCTCCGGAACCTTCATGAGTGCCCTGGTCCGTCTCCACGGCCTGGACGTCATCGCCGAGGGCCCATCTCGCGGCGGCCACGCATACACCGTCTTCGCCAAGGTGGCTGCCGATACCCACCGCGCCTGACCCCCATCACCGACGGGGCCGCCAGGCGCCGTTCACCCCTTATCAGAGGTACTGGCCGGTGTTTGCCACGGTGTCGATGGACCGTCCCGGCTCGGTGCCCTGCTTGCCGGTGATGAGCGTGCGGATGAACACGATCCGCTCGCCCTTCTTCCCGGAGATCCGGGCCCAGTCGTCGGGGTTCGTGGTGTTCGGGAGGTCCTCGTTCTCCTTGAACTCGTCGACGCAGGCTTGGAGCATGTGCTGGACCCTCAGGCCGCGCTGGTCGTGGTCGATCAACTCCTTGATCGCCATCTTCTTCGCGCGGTCGACGATGTTCTGGATCATCGCGCCGGAGTTGAAGTCCTTGAAGTAGAGGACCTCCTTGTCCCCGTTGGCGTAGGTGACCTCGAGGAACCGGTTCTCCTCGGACTCGGTGTACATCCGCTCGACCGTCGCGCGGATCATCGCGTCGACGCATGCCTGCCGGTCACCATTGAACTCGGCAAGGTCGTCGGCGTGCAGCGGCAGCGTGGGCACGAGGTACTTGCTGAAGATGTCGCGTGCGGACTCGGCATCGGGCCGCTCGATCTTGATCTTCACGTCCAGGCGGCCCGGACGGAGGATGGCCGGGTCGATCATGTCCTCACGGTTCGACGCTCCGATGACGAGCACGTTCTCCAGCGCCTCGACGCCGTCGATCTCGCTGAGCAGCTGCGGAACGATGGTGTTCTCGACGTCGGAGGAGACGCCCGACCCGCGGGTGCGGAACAGCGAGTCCATCTCGTCGAAGAACACGATCACCGGTGTGCCGCTGCTGGCCTTCTCGCGAGCCCGCTGGAACACCAGCCGGATGTGCCGCTCGGTCTCCCCGACGTACTTGTTCAGCAGCTCGGGGCCCTTGATGTTCAAGAAGTACGACTTCACCTCGGCGCCTGCGCCGGTGCGCCCCGCGCGCGCCGCGACCTTCTTCGCGAGCGAGTTGGCCACGGCCTTGGCGATCAGGGTCTTGCCGCAGCCCGGAGGGCCATAGAGCAGCACGCCCTTGGGTGGCTTGAGCTGGTGCTCGCGGAACAGCTCCGGGTAGAGGTACGGCAGCTCGACGGCGTCCTGGATCTGCTCGATCTGGCCGGTCAGACCACCGATCGACTCGTAGGCGATGTCGGGGACCTCCTCGAGGATCAGCTCCTCGACCTCCGACTTCGGCACCCGCTCGTAGACGTGTCCGGACTTGCTGTCCAGGAGCAGCGAGTCGCCGGCGCGGAGCATCGATCCGCGCAGCGGCTCGGCGAGGCGTACGACGCGCTCCTCGTCGGCGTTGGCGATGATCAGTGCCCGCTCGCCGTCGGCCAGCAGCTCCTTGAACATCACCACCTCCCCCACCGTCTCGTACTCGAGGGCGGCCACCACGTTGAGCGCCTCGTTGAGCATCACCTCTTGGCCGCGGCGCAGCTCGTCGACGTCGACCGACGGGCTGACGTTCACGCGGAGCTTGCGGCCCGCGGTGAACACATCGATCGAGCCGTCGTCGTTGCGCGCGAGGAAGGTGCCGAAGCCGGTCGGCGGCTGAGCCAGCCGGTCGACCTCTTCCTTGAGGGTTATGATCTGCTCGCGCGCCTCGCGCAGCGTCTCGGCGAGGCGCTCGTTCTGGGAGGTCACCGCGGCGAGCGAGCGCTGGGTGTCGATCAGCCGCTGGTCGATGGACCGCGCCGAGCCGGGAAGGTCGACCAGCCGACGGCGCAACTCGGAGACCTCGGCCTCCAGGAACGAGATCTGGCTGCGCAACTGCGCGGGATCCTGCTCAGGCATCACTGACCACCTCCGTCGAGGACGTACCCCTCGTTTTCGACCCTACCCGCGCCGACACGAAACGGAACGGTTTGTCGAAGACCTGTGCCCAGCGTGTTCCGGACGGGCCCAGAGACCGGCCCAGAGACGGGCCCAGAGACCGGCCCAGAGACCGGCCCTGCCGCCGGGTCAGGTCTCCTCGTCGAGCGGCTCCTCGAGCACGGCGGGAGGCAGGTCGGCGGGTCGGGGCCCGACGTAGTCGACGCCGTACGCACCTGGCGCAGGGCGACGCTTCTTGCGAGGGGCGGGGTTCCCCGGGGCCATCCGGCGAGAGGTCACCAGGAACCCGGTGTGGCCGTTCATCTTGTGGCCGGGCCGGATCGCGAGTCCTTCGACATGCCAGTCCCGGACGAGGGTCTCCCACGGCTGCGGCTCGGTGAACTCGCCGTGGGCGCGAAGCGTCTCGACGAACCTGCCCAGCTGGGTCGTCGTGGCGACGTACCCGACCACCATGCCGCCCGCGGCGAGTGCGTGCGCGACGGCGTCGACGCAGGCCCACGGAGCCAGCATGTCGAGGACGACGCGGTCCACGGAGCCGGCCGGGACCTTCGGCAGCTCTGTGGCGAGGTCACCCACGGTCAGCGTCCATGCGGGGTGCTCGGCACCGAAGAACTGGGTGACGTTGCGCCGGGCGACCTCCGCGAACTCGGGGCGGCGTTCGAACGACAGCAGCCGCCCGGTCGGGCCGACGGCCCGGAGCAGCGAGCACGTCAATGCCCCGGAGCCGGCACCGGCCTCCACCACGGAGGCGCCGGGGAAGATGTCCGCCATCGCCACGATCTGGGCGGCGTCCTTGGGGTAGACCACCGCGGCACCGCGTGGCATCGACACCACGAACTCGCTGAGCAGCGGACGGAAGACGAGGTACTCCCCTCCGCCCGAGGACCCGACCGTGAAGCCCTCGTCCCGACCGATCAGGTCGTCGTGGGAGATGCCGCCCTTGTTGGTGTGGAAGATCCGGCCCTGCTCGAGGCAGAGGTTGTGCTTGCGGCCCTTGCCGTCGATGAGCCGCACCCACTCCCCTGCCCCCAGCGGACCACGGCGTACGCCGGACCACTCGGCCGCGTCGCGACTCGCCTCCGTACTCATTGTCGTCGCCCTCCCTCGGCGAAGGCCCGGTCGACGTCAGCCGTGCTCAGCAAGCCGAAGATGGTGCCGTCGGGCTCGACCAGGACATATTCAGCGGCCGGGGTGCGGGTGATCGCCCGGACCAGGTCCTCGCCGGCGATGTCGGCGGGGAGCACCAGTCCGTCCTCGATGCTGCGGGCCACCGAGCTCACCGGCTGCCAGGGGCGCCGCTCGGGCGGGGTGGCCATCAGCGCGGCCTCGCTCACCACGCCGGTCAGGCTGTCGTCGCCGGCGTGCACGACGATCCCGCCGGCTCCTGCCTCCTGGGCCCGACGGACCGCCTCCGCGACCGAGAGGTCCGCTGGCACGGCGATCGCCCGTCGTGCCAGCTCGCGGGCCCGGAGCGCCGGCAGTCGCCGACGGAGCCGGACGTTGGCCAGCGACGCGGTCGCACCTGACCACAGGAAGGCGGCCACGACCCAAGCCAGCAGGTAGTCCAGGAAGTCGGCCCGGCGACCGGTGGCCACCAGGTAGAACAACGGCCACATGAGTGCGAGCACGGCGACGACGCGGCCCCCCCATGCAGCGACGACGGTGCCGCGGTAGCTGCTGCCGGTGCTCTTCCAGACGGCCGACTGGAGCACCCGGCCGCCGTCGAGCGGGAGCCCGGGCACCAGGTTCAGCGCGCCGATGATGATGTTGGCGAAGGCGACGCCCTCCACGGCCATCCCAATCAACCCACCGGGCAGCACCTGGGCGAGCGCGAAGGCGACCGCACCGACCACCAACGACGTGACCGGCCCGACGACGGCGACCCGGAACTCCTCGCCGGGGGTCCGCGACTCTCCGTCGATCGCGGTCATCCCACCCAGGAAGCTGAGCGTGATCCAGCGGACCTGGAGACCGTGGTGCTTGGCCATCAGCGCGTGGGACATCTCGTGCAGCAGCACGGTCAGGTAGAGCAGCACGGCGTAGGCCAGGCCGGCGACGTACTTCCAGGCCCCGAGGCCGGGCTCGACCCGGTCGACCTGGGGCGCGAGCAGGTAGGCGAGCAGGAGGGCCACCAGGATCCATGACGACCGGACGAGTACGGCGATGCCGCCGACCGACCCGACCCGGAAGGTGCCGGGCGGGTACGCGGGCTGCGGCATATGGTCGCCGTCCAGGTCTGGGTCCACGTCGCAACGCTATCCGAGCGCCAGCAGCGCGTCGGTGTCCAGGCCAGCCAGCGACTCGAGGAACCGGAACCCGGGCCGGGGCTCGACGACGACATGGTTG includes:
- a CDS encoding glycosyltransferase family 2 protein, which gives rise to MTTDLTLIVTAHDETAVCGPTMRSADLAVAEARARGYVVQPIIALDAATEATSDYFHQPRFDHWERRIMNQGDLGRVRNALLPDTDGRYIAFLDADDLFSENWLAEGVAALDTATEGGEKVIVHPELNVQFDGAKVVLVNVDQDSPLFTPHFLYLRNYYDSLCMAPREAHLEVPYVHRDIPNGLSFQDWQFAIETMTHGWRHVVVPDTIIFKRRRDFSLVVESSSRKSIVRRLPEMAIDRVRDLARPRAYR
- a CDS encoding NAD-dependent epimerase/dehydratase family protein, whose translation is MKKVLITGGAGFVGVHLVDHLLSTGNYAVTVLDNESLGDRRNLDLEKVNFLAGDLRRPDDVRGALQGQDAVVHLAADTRVMDSIENPVHNFDNNVVGTFNLLEACRDLGVNRIVAASTGGAIVGDVPPPVHERMAAQPTSPYGASKLMLEGYLSAYSGAFGMSGCALRFSNIYGPRSFHKGSVVAHFFKRLLADQPLIVYGDGSQARDFLYVGDLVSGIRSAIESDATGAFQLGSGRPTTVNELLDLIRTATGRELEVVYEDFRPGEVRETWCEIDKAREGFGFEPVTPLSDGIDRTWQWFASQDRSPEEVHGGR
- a CDS encoding methyltransferase domain-containing protein, which translates into the protein MVDEMHPDEPGSSGDQDLLHGLSDLLDRRCGIAATVYASAAAMPGATHRHRGPAAFAITVAAVTSSRTLSRPRRAMSTTSPVNKRRLIQDHVAGKSFVDIGGLWGTKGEMVTTAAAGGAERLMMADIQAPGNTWWQKFEARCAEKGVDNCEQLQVDICAPDAPSRLGQFDVVHCAGVMYHVADLFQFVGNLVSVTREHLVLSSVVMPDEIQGPAGALSFGPDHAYLAPVLSEQNRNVVLGHLRAHDLKAAGLTDSAAYFDQGRTRFGPWWWLFSGTFMSALVRLHGLDVIAEGPSRGGHAYTVFAKVAADTHRA
- the arc gene encoding proteasome ATPase, which encodes MPEQDPAQLRSQISFLEAEVSELRRRLVDLPGSARSIDQRLIDTQRSLAAVTSQNERLAETLREAREQIITLKEEVDRLAQPPTGFGTFLARNDDGSIDVFTAGRKLRVNVSPSVDVDELRRGQEVMLNEALNVVAALEYETVGEVVMFKELLADGERALIIANADEERVVRLAEPLRGSMLRAGDSLLLDSKSGHVYERVPKSEVEELILEEVPDIAYESIGGLTGQIEQIQDAVELPYLYPELFREHQLKPPKGVLLYGPPGCGKTLIAKAVANSLAKKVAARAGRTGAGAEVKSYFLNIKGPELLNKYVGETERHIRLVFQRAREKASSGTPVIVFFDEMDSLFRTRGSGVSSDVENTIVPQLLSEIDGVEALENVLVIGASNREDMIDPAILRPGRLDVKIKIERPDAESARDIFSKYLVPTLPLHADDLAEFNGDRQACVDAMIRATVERMYTESEENRFLEVTYANGDKEVLYFKDFNSGAMIQNIVDRAKKMAIKELIDHDQRGLRVQHMLQACVDEFKENEDLPNTTNPDDWARISGKKGERIVFIRTLITGKQGTEPGRSIDTVANTGQYL
- a CDS encoding tRNA (adenine-N1)-methyltransferase, whose protein sequence is MSTEASRDAAEWSGVRRGPLGAGEWVRLIDGKGRKHNLCLEQGRIFHTNKGGISHDDLIGRDEGFTVGSSGGGEYLVFRPLLSEFVVSMPRGAAVVYPKDAAQIVAMADIFPGASVVEAGAGSGALTCSLLRAVGPTGRLLSFERRPEFAEVARRNVTQFFGAEHPAWTLTVGDLATELPKVPAGSVDRVVLDMLAPWACVDAVAHALAAGGMVVGYVATTTQLGRFVETLRAHGEFTEPQPWETLVRDWHVEGLAIRPGHKMNGHTGFLVTSRRMAPGNPAPRKKRRPAPGAYGVDYVGPRPADLPPAVLEEPLDEET
- a CDS encoding site-2 protease family protein; translation: MDPDLDGDHMPQPAYPPGTFRVGSVGGIAVLVRSSWILVALLLAYLLAPQVDRVEPGLGAWKYVAGLAYAVLLYLTVLLHEMSHALMAKHHGLQVRWITLSFLGGMTAIDGESRTPGEEFRVAVVGPVTSLVVGAVAFALAQVLPGGLIGMAVEGVAFANIIIGALNLVPGLPLDGGRVLQSAVWKSTGSSYRGTVVAAWGGRVVAVLALMWPLFYLVATGRRADFLDYLLAWVVAAFLWSGATASLANVRLRRRLPALRARELARRAIAVPADLSVAEAVRRAQEAGAGGIVVHAGDDSLTGVVSEAALMATPPERRPWQPVSSVARSIEDGLVLPADIAGEDLVRAITRTPAAEYVLVEPDGTIFGLLSTADVDRAFAEGGRRQ